From Micromonospora nigra, one genomic window encodes:
- a CDS encoding MerR family transcriptional regulator gives MARRQRSGRLRTVDVAASAGISVQQVRNYLDLGVLPRVARTEHGYRIFTEKHVRALAVVRLMAEGHGWARTRKVMAAVHDGDLPAALAALDGGHAELDRERAEIRGVLGAFETVVTAPRAAVPVPRRGMRVGAVAAVVGERAWQLRGWEARGLLRPVREPDTGYRVYDEAEVRAARVVALLRRAGYPFDIVAAVLTEMRTTGSPERVHAELARREQDLHRRSVRRLRASAALHAYLQEVGLL, from the coding sequence ATGGCGCGACGGCAGCGGTCGGGGCGGCTGCGCACGGTCGACGTGGCGGCCTCCGCCGGCATCTCGGTGCAGCAGGTCCGCAACTACCTCGACCTCGGGGTGCTACCGCGCGTGGCGCGCACCGAGCACGGGTACCGGATCTTCACCGAGAAGCACGTCCGCGCGCTCGCGGTGGTCCGCCTCATGGCCGAGGGGCACGGTTGGGCGCGTACCCGGAAGGTGATGGCGGCCGTGCACGACGGGGACCTGCCGGCGGCGCTGGCGGCGCTCGACGGCGGCCACGCGGAGCTGGACCGGGAACGCGCCGAGATCCGGGGGGTCCTCGGGGCGTTCGAGACGGTGGTGACCGCCCCCCGCGCGGCGGTGCCCGTGCCCCGGCGGGGCATGCGGGTCGGCGCGGTCGCCGCCGTGGTCGGGGAGCGCGCCTGGCAGTTGCGCGGCTGGGAGGCGCGCGGGCTGCTGCGCCCGGTGCGCGAGCCGGACACCGGCTACCGGGTGTACGACGAGGCTGAGGTGCGGGCCGCCCGGGTGGTGGCGCTGCTGCGCCGGGCCGGCTACCCCTTCGACATCGTCGCGGCGGTGCTGACGGAGATGCGCACCACCGGCAGCCCGGAACGGGTCCACGCCGAACTGGCCCGCCGGGAACAGGATCTGCACCGGCGCAGCGTCCGGCGGTTGCGCGCCTCCGCGGCGTTGCACGCCTACCTGCAGGAGGTGGGCCTGCTGTAG
- a CDS encoding class I SAM-dependent methyltransferase: MALIPFDDTDAAAFAATRELPRAGLERWRYAVQQHLRPRSGHTVLDLGAGTGAWANAFTDWFGVRILALEPAAAMRTRCPHRPLVGGDGTALPLRDTSLDAAWLSTMIHHVPDLDVLARELRRVLRPGAPVLIRSPFPGRHQRIALFDWFPEAVRVLDTYPGVARVRAAFTAAGFPVSTVEPVAQTTAASLAEYAAKLSRRAHTPLHLITDEEYETGLARLRVAARRPSGPVVDHLDLLVLR; this comes from the coding sequence GTGGCTCTGATCCCCTTCGACGACACCGACGCGGCGGCGTTCGCCGCCACCCGGGAACTGCCCCGCGCCGGGCTGGAGCGCTGGCGCTACGCCGTCCAGCAGCACCTGCGCCCGCGCTCCGGTCACACCGTGCTGGATCTGGGCGCCGGCACCGGAGCCTGGGCGAACGCCTTCACGGACTGGTTCGGCGTCCGGATACTGGCGCTGGAACCGGCCGCGGCGATGCGCACCCGCTGCCCGCACCGCCCGCTGGTCGGCGGGGACGGCACCGCCCTGCCGCTGCGCGACACCAGCCTGGACGCCGCCTGGCTGTCGACGATGATCCACCACGTGCCAGACCTGGACGTGCTCGCCCGGGAACTGCGGCGGGTGCTGCGCCCGGGGGCGCCCGTGCTGATCCGCTCCCCCTTCCCCGGCCGGCACCAGCGCATCGCCCTGTTCGACTGGTTCCCGGAGGCGGTCCGCGTCCTCGACACGTACCCCGGGGTGGCCCGGGTCCGCGCGGCCTTCACCGCGGCCGGGTTCCCGGTCAGCACCGTCGAGCCCGTCGCGCAGACCACCGCCGCCTCCCTCGCCGAGTACGCCGCGAAGCTCTCCCGGCGGGCACACACCCCACTGCACCTCATCACCGACGAGGAGTACGAGACGGGCCTGGCCCGGCTGCGGGTCGCGGCCCGGCGACCCTCCGGCCCGGTGGTCGACCACCTGGACCTGCTGGTCCTGCGCTGA
- a CDS encoding TerC family protein produces the protein MSFAVPWWAWVALTVAIAVMLAIDLFMHRDNHVIGFREAAVWSAVWIVAGLAFGGVLWVWQGDEAAGAYYAGYLIEKALSVDNVFVFALIFTYFAVPAAYQHKVLFWGVVGALAFRLVFIFVGVELLETFFWTAYLFGAFLIWTGWKMAFQHNEEVHPDRNPVVRLVRRIIPTDARYHGDRFFVRLDGRRVATLLFVVLIAVEATDLIFAVDSVAAVLAITTSTFIVWTANAFAVLGLRSLYFCLAGLLRRFTKLHYGLAVLLAFAGVKLILSETPVGKLPIPLTLGVIVVVLTASIVWSLRATRGAQPAGEEPRTPVGG, from the coding sequence ATGTCGTTCGCCGTGCCGTGGTGGGCCTGGGTGGCGCTCACCGTCGCGATCGCCGTGATGCTCGCGATCGACCTGTTCATGCACCGCGACAACCACGTGATCGGTTTCCGCGAGGCCGCCGTCTGGTCGGCGGTCTGGATCGTCGCCGGCCTGGCCTTCGGCGGCGTGCTGTGGGTCTGGCAGGGCGACGAGGCCGCCGGCGCCTACTACGCCGGCTACCTCATCGAGAAGGCGCTGTCGGTCGACAACGTCTTCGTCTTCGCGCTGATCTTCACCTACTTCGCGGTGCCCGCCGCATATCAGCACAAGGTCCTCTTCTGGGGCGTCGTCGGCGCGCTCGCCTTCCGCCTGGTGTTCATCTTCGTCGGCGTGGAGCTGCTGGAGACCTTCTTCTGGACCGCCTACCTGTTCGGCGCCTTCCTGATCTGGACCGGCTGGAAGATGGCCTTCCAGCACAACGAGGAGGTCCACCCCGACCGCAACCCCGTGGTTCGCCTGGTCCGCCGGATCATCCCCACCGACGCGCGGTACCACGGCGACCGCTTCTTCGTCCGGCTCGACGGCCGGCGGGTCGCCACCCTGCTCTTCGTGGTGCTCATCGCCGTCGAGGCCACCGACCTGATCTTCGCCGTCGACTCCGTCGCCGCGGTCCTCGCGATCACCACCAGCACCTTCATCGTCTGGACCGCCAACGCGTTCGCCGTCCTCGGCCTGCGCAGCCTCTACTTCTGCCTGGCCGGGCTGCTGCGTCGGTTCACCAAGCTGCACTACGGGCTCGCCGTGCTGCTGGCCTTCGCCGGCGTCAAGCTGATCCTGTCCGAGACCCCCGTGGGCAAGCTGCCCATCCCGCTCACCCTCGGCGTCATCGTGGTCGTGCTCACCGCCTCGATCGTCTGGAGCCTGCGCGCCACCCGGGGCGCGCAGCCGGCCGGGGAGGAGCCCCGTACGCCGGTCGGCGGCTGA
- a CDS encoding M15 family metallopeptidase — protein sequence MEGSIAVTDQAAASRRPGRWALTALAVCAVAAGCQRPPSPYPPSPSASPPSVSPPPSGATVRPGLVDLADVDPRILTDFRYATAHNFVGRPIAGYEEPLCLLTRPAAEALRRVQDVALEQGRSLKVYDCYRPQRAVDEFVAWGAQPGAQEMKAEFYPRVAKSDLFAEGYLGAPSAHSRGSTVDLTLVDVPAAPQPTYSPGQSLRPCTAPAQQRFPDNSVDMGTGFDCFDPLSATDNPRVDATARANRRLLEGLMTDAGFVNYDREWWHYRYRDEPWPDTYFDLPVARSSTGHRGGS from the coding sequence GTGGAAGGTTCGATCGCGGTCACGGACCAGGCGGCGGCGAGCCGTCGGCCGGGCCGGTGGGCGCTGACGGCCCTGGCGGTCTGCGCGGTCGCCGCCGGATGCCAGCGCCCGCCGTCGCCGTACCCACCGTCGCCGTCGGCATCTCCACCGTCCGTGTCGCCTCCGCCGTCGGGTGCCACCGTCCGGCCCGGCCTCGTCGACCTGGCCGACGTCGACCCGCGAATCCTGACCGACTTCCGTTACGCCACGGCCCACAACTTCGTCGGTCGGCCGATCGCCGGCTACGAGGAGCCGCTGTGCCTGTTGACCCGGCCGGCCGCCGAGGCGCTGCGCCGCGTGCAGGACGTTGCCCTCGAACAGGGGCGCAGCCTCAAGGTCTACGACTGCTACCGGCCACAGCGGGCGGTCGACGAGTTCGTCGCCTGGGGCGCACAGCCCGGCGCGCAGGAGATGAAGGCCGAGTTCTACCCCCGCGTCGCCAAGTCGGATCTGTTCGCCGAGGGGTACCTCGGCGCACCCTCCGCCCACAGCCGGGGCAGCACCGTCGACCTGACCCTGGTCGACGTCCCGGCCGCCCCGCAGCCGACGTACTCGCCCGGTCAGTCGTTGCGGCCGTGCACCGCCCCCGCGCAGCAGCGGTTTCCCGACAACAGCGTCGACATGGGTACCGGCTTCGACTGCTTCGACCCGCTCTCCGCCACCGACAACCCGCGCGTCGACGCCACCGCCCGCGCCAACCGGCGGCTGCTGGAAGGGCTGATGACCGACGCCGGATTCGTCAACTACGACCGGGAATGGTGGCACTACCGCTACCGGGACGAGCCGTGGCCCGACACGTACTTCGACCTGCCGGTGGCCCGGTCGTCGACCGGCCATCGCGGTGGATCATGA